The following coding sequences lie in one Labrus bergylta chromosome 5, fLabBer1.1, whole genome shotgun sequence genomic window:
- the ruvbl1 gene encoding ruvB-like 1: MKIEEVKSTTKTQRIASHSHVKGLGLDEAGNAKQSACGLVGQEAAREACGIIVELIRSKKMAGRAVLLAGPPGTGKTALALALAQELGNKVPFCPMVGSEVYSSEIKKTEVLMENFRRAIGLRIKETKEVYEGEVTELTPCETENPMGGYGKTISHVIIGLKTGKGTKQLKLDPSIYESLQKERVEVGDVIYIEANSGAVKRQGRCDTFATEFDLEAEEYVPLPKGDVHKKKEIVQDVTLHDLDVANARPQGGQDILSMMGQLMKPKKTEITDKLRTEINKVVNRYIDQGVAELVPGVLFVDEVHMLDIECFTYLHRALESTIAPIVVFASNRGNCLVRGTEDISSPHGIPLDLLDRVMIIRTMLYTPQEMKQIIKIRAQTEGITISEEALAHLAEIGTKTTLRYAVQLLTPASLLGRVQGKESVEREQVEEINELFYDAKSSAKILQDQHNKFMK, encoded by the exons ATGAAGATCGAGGAGGTAAAGAGTACCACGAAAACTCAGCGAATCGCATCACACAGTCATGTGAAAGGACTCGGGCTGGACGAGGCCGGGAATGCTAAACAGTCAGCATGTGGGCTCGTCGGCCAGGAGGCTGCCAGAGAG GCCTGTGGCATCATTGTTGAACTGATCCGTTCAAAGAAGATGGCAGGAAGGGCAGTGTTACTGGCAGGGCCGCCTGGTACAGGAAAA ACTGCCCTTGCCTTGGCCTTAGCACAGGAGTTGGGAAACAAGGTGCCTTTCTGCCCCATGGTTGGCAGCGAAGTCTACTCatcagagattaaaaaaacagaagtactTATGGAGAATTTCAGGAGAGCCATCG GACTGCGTATCAAAGAAACAAAGGAGGTGTATGAAGGAGAGGTGACGGAGCTGACCCCCTGTGAGACGGAGAATCCCATGGGTGGCTACGGAAAAACTATCAGCCATGTCATCATCGGTCTGAAGACGGGCAAAGGCACAAAGCAGCTGAAG cTGGACCCCAGTATTTATGAGAGTCTTCAGAAAGAGCGTGTGGAAGTGGGAGATGTCATCTACATTGAGGCCAACAGTGGAGCGGTCAAG AGACAAGGTCGCTGTGACACATTTGCTACAGAGTTTGACCTGGAGGCAGAGGAGTATGTTCCCCTGCCCAAAGGGGATGTCCACAAAAAGAAGGAGATAGTCCAAGATGTCACACTGCACGATCTGGATGTTGCAAATGCAAGACCTCAG GGAGGCCAGGACATCCTCTCCATGATGGGACAACTGATGAAGCccaaaaagacagaaattacAG ATAAACTGCGTACCGAGATCAACAAGGTGGTGAACCGCTACATTGACCAAGGCGTAGCTGAGCTCGTACCGGGTGTGTTGTTTGTGGACGAGGTGCACATGCTGGACATCGAGTGCTTCACTTACCTCCATCGAGCACTCGAGAGCACCATTGCCCCCATCGTTGTGTTCGCCTCAAACAGAGGAAACTGTTTAGTCAG GGGGACAGAAGACATCAGCTCTCCACATGGGATTCCTCTGGACCTGCTGGATAGAGTCATGATCATCCGCACCATGTTGTACACACCACAGGAGATGAAGCAG ATCATCAAGATTCGTGCTCAGACTGAGGGGATTACTATCAGCGAGGAAGCTCTCGCACATCTGGCGGAAATCGGCACAAAGACCACCCTCAG GTACGCTGTGCAGCTGCTAACACCAGCCAGTCTACTAGGCCGTGTTCAGGGCAAAGAGTCGGTGGAGAGGGAGCAGGTAGAGGAAATCAACGAGCTGTTCTACGATGCCAAGTCTTCTGCTAAAATCCTGCAAGATCAACATAACAAATTTATGAAATAA